From the Scophthalmus maximus strain ysfricsl-2021 chromosome 11, ASM2237912v1, whole genome shotgun sequence genome, one window contains:
- the rnpepl1 gene encoding aminopeptidase RNPEPL1 isoform X2 — MMNVNWFCSHTPTLIYDDKRKEISILTIWTVKERFDSPPHTHTNFSRLLLPVLPEKLLLRHTHTHTHTSRHRPHREDLCSGGALLACRANRCKPGVRCSGTRSVPSRWRRSVLVSLGPGLSGLMMAQLHQTPTSLCCCREPLPDSGAGCVGGSSWPPEGPGPGSPRRPLVDVASASNFSCFQLRHFHLDLRVNFAVKEISGWLVLDLIPVQPGVHTLVLDSHPSLLIHAIDCKIPGSRQDEPVSLTYRVDPFTDYGSSLNIILPPGAVTPGRLVQITIRYTTTDGPAIWWLDSDLTCGQTRPLVFTQGHSVCNRSFFPCFDSPAVKSSYTATVRVPDGFTALMSATRSSYSRPDRVFQFSMESPVPSYLVALVAGELQHVDVGPRSRVWAEPCLLSCAVQKLGGSVERWLGVAEQLFGPYLWGRCDIVFLPPSFPIVAMENPCLTFIIASILESSEFLLIDVVHEIAHGWFGNAVTNATWEEMWLSEGLATYAQRRITTEAYGEAFTCLETAVRLDALHRQLRLLGDNNPVSKLQVQFEPGVNPSSLMNLFTYEKGFCFVSYLSLLSGDVRRFDCFLRDYISQFKFKSVVARDLIDLFLVCFPELQDSAHREGLEFERWLSGCGPPLYEPDLSAGGALIQPVHDLCDLWSSDAPNLQTLTTFDLSAWSTFQIVLFLDRMLDHAPLSHDVMVNLSVCYSGLFDVLNSEVQIRWLQLVVRNSFHQEVPRVRAFLLKHTSRMYTVPLYEDLVAGVMKCVAVEIFSQTQRRLHPNLRRTLQQILFHTSSAPTNQNGPPLSITPPSTPPPQQPAATATASAAAAAATTAAIALRDVNVSA, encoded by the exons atgatGAATGTGAACTGGTTCTGTTCTCACACACCGACACTTATTTATGAtgacaaaagaaaggaaatctcaattttgacaatatggacCGTTAAGGAAAGGTTTGAttctcccccccacacacacacaaacttttccCGGCTCTTACTTCCTGTTTTGCCggagaagctcctcctccgtcacacacacacacacacacacaccagccgaCATCGACCCCACCGGGAGGACCTGTGTTCGGGCGGAGCTCTATTAGCCTGCCGTGCTAACAG GTGTAAACCTGGTGTTAGATGTAGTGGGACCCGGTCCGTCCCGTCCCGGTGGAGACGGTCCGTGTTGGTTTCTCTTGGTCCAGGTCTTAGTGGGCTCATGATGGCACAGCTCCACCAGACTCCCACCTCCCTGTGCTGCTGCCGTGAACCCCTGCCAGACTCCGGGGCCGGGTGTGTCGGGGGCTCCAGTTGGCCCCCAGAGGGTCCGGGTCCCGGGTCTCCGcggcgccctctggtggacgTGGCCTCGGCCTCTAACTTCAGCTGCTTCCAGCTGCGGCACTTCCACCTGGACCTGCGGGTGAACTTTGCTGTGAAGGAGATTAGCGGCTGGCTGGTTCTGGATCTGATCCCGGTCCAGCCGGGGGTCCACACCCTGGTGCTGGACTCCCACCCCTCTCTGTTGATCCACGCCATAGACTGTAAGATCCCGGGGTCCAGACAGGACGAGCCCGTCTCCCTCACGTACAGGGTTGACCCTTTCACGGATTATGGATCTTCGCTCAACATCATCCTGCCGCCCGGCGCCGTGACACCGGGTCGACTGGTCCAGATCACGATCCGCTACACCACCACGGACGGACCAGCG atctgGTGGTTGGACTCTGACCTGACCTGTGGTCAGACTCGACCTCTGGTCTTCACTCAAGGTCACTCTGTGTGTAATCGTTCCTTCTTCCCGTGCTTCGACTCGCCAGCTGTCAAGAGCTCGTACACGGCGACTGTGAGG gTCCCGGACGGCTTCACGGCCCTGATGAGTGCGACCCGGAGCTCATACTCCCGACCGGACCGGGTCTTCCAGTTCTCCATGGAGTCGCCCGTCCCGTCCTACCTGGTGGCGCTGGTGGCCGGGGAGCTGCAGCACGTGGACGTTGGCCCGCG GAGTCGTGTGTGGGCGGAGCCATGTCTGCTGTCCTGCGCTGTGCAGAAGCTGGGGGGCAGCGTGGAGCGCTGGCTGGGCGTGGCCGAGCAGCTGTTCGGGCCGTACCTGTGGGGCAGGTGTGACATCGTCTTCCTCCCCCCGTCCTTCCCCATCGTTGCTATGGAGAACCCCTGCCTCACCTTCATCATCGCCTCGATCCTGGAGAGCAGCGAGTTCCTGCTCATCGACGTCGTGCATGAGATCGCTCACGGCTGGTTCGGGAACGCCGTCACCAACGCCACCTGGGAGGAGATGTGGCTGAGTGAGGGGCTCGCCACATATGCCCAGAGACGGATTACCACCGAGGCGTACG GCGAGGCGTTCACCTGTCTGGAGACTGCCGTGCGATTGGACGCCCTCCACCGACAGCTGCGCCTCCTGGGAGACAACAACCCTGTGAGCAAACTGCAGGTCCAGTTTGAGCCAG gtgTGAACCCCAGCTCTCTGATGAACCTCTTCACCTACGAGAAAGGTTTCTGCTTCGTGTCGTATCTGTCGCTACTTAGTGGAGACGTGAGGCGCTTCGACTGTTTCCTCAGG GACTACATCTCACAGTTCAAGTTTAAGAGCGTGGTGGCTCGTGACCTCATCGACCTCTTCCTGGTGTGTTTCCCTGAGCTGCAGGACTCCGCCCACAGAgaag GTCTGGAGTTCGAGCGCTGGCTGAGCGGCTGTGGACCCCCCCTGTATGAACCAGACCTGTCAGCAGGAGGTGCTCTGATCCAACCGGTCCATGACCTGTGTGACCTCTGGAGCAGCGATGCCCCCAACCTGCAGACCctgacgacctttgacctctcagcCTGGAGCACCTTTCAAATCGTTCTGTTCCTGGACCGGATGCTGGACCACGCCCCCCTGTCACATG acGTCATggtgaacctgtctgtctgttactCGGGTCTGTTTGACGTGTTGAACTCTGAGGTTCAGATCCGTTGGCTCCAGTTGGTCGTGAGGAACTCGTTCCACCAGGAGGTTCCTCGAGTCCGAGCTTTCCTCCTCAAACAC ACGTCCAGGATGTACACCGTGCCGCTGTACGAGGACCTGGTTGCCGGGGTGATGAAGTGTGTTGCCGTGGAGATCTTCTCCCAGACTCAGCGTCGCCTTCATCCCAACCTGAGACGGACGTTACAGCAGATCCTGTTCCACACCAGCTCTGCCCCGACCAATCAGAATGGCCCGCCTCTCTCCatcacccccccctccacacctCCGCCGCAGCAGCCTGCTGCCACGGCTAccgcctctgctgctgcagctgccgcgACGACCGCCGCCATCGCCTTGAGGGACGTCAACGTGTCGGCGTGA
- the rnpepl1 gene encoding aminopeptidase RNPEPL1 isoform X1 has product MMNVNWFCSHTPTLIYDDKRKEISILTIWTVKERFDSPPHTHTNFSRLLLPVLPEKLLLRHTHTHTHTSRHRPHREDLCSGGALLACRANRCKPGVRCSGTRSVPSRWRRSVLVSLGPGLSGLMMAQLHQTPTSLCCCREPLPDSGAGCVGGSSWPPEGPGPGSPRRPLVDVASASNFSCFQLRHFHLDLRVNFAVKEISGWLVLDLIPVQPGVHTLVLDSHPSLLIHAIDCKIPGSRQDEPVSLTYRVDPFTDYGSSLNIILPPGAVTPGRLVQITIRYTTTDGPAIWWLDSDLTCGQTRPLVFTQGHSVCNRSFFPCFDSPAVKSSYTATVRVPDGFTALMSATRSSYSRPDRVFQFSMESPVPSYLVALVAGELQHVDVGPRSRVWAEPCLLSCAVQKLGGSVERWLGVAEQLFGPYLWGRCDIVFLPPSFPIVAMENPCLTFIIASILESSEFLLIDVVHEIAHGWFGNAVTNATWEEMWLSEGLATYAQRRITTEAYGEAFTCLETAVRLDALHRQLRLLGDNNPVSKLQVQFEPGVNPSSLMNLFTYEKGFCFVSYLSLLSGDVRRFDCFLRDYISQFKFKSVVARDLIDLFLVCFPELQDSAHREGLEFERWLSGCGPPLYEPDLSAGGALIQPVHDLCDLWSSDAPNLQTLTTFDLSAWSTFQIVLFLDRMLDHAPLSHDVMVNLSVCPSEVMVNLSVSLPVCLLDVMVNLSVCYSGLFDVLNSEVQIRWLQLVVRNSFHQEVPRVRAFLLKHTSRMYTVPLYEDLVAGVMKCVAVEIFSQTQRRLHPNLRRTLQQILFHTSSAPTNQNGPPLSITPPSTPPPQQPAATATASAAAAAATTAAIALRDVNVSA; this is encoded by the exons atgatGAATGTGAACTGGTTCTGTTCTCACACACCGACACTTATTTATGAtgacaaaagaaaggaaatctcaattttgacaatatggacCGTTAAGGAAAGGTTTGAttctcccccccacacacacacaaacttttccCGGCTCTTACTTCCTGTTTTGCCggagaagctcctcctccgtcacacacacacacacacacacaccagccgaCATCGACCCCACCGGGAGGACCTGTGTTCGGGCGGAGCTCTATTAGCCTGCCGTGCTAACAG GTGTAAACCTGGTGTTAGATGTAGTGGGACCCGGTCCGTCCCGTCCCGGTGGAGACGGTCCGTGTTGGTTTCTCTTGGTCCAGGTCTTAGTGGGCTCATGATGGCACAGCTCCACCAGACTCCCACCTCCCTGTGCTGCTGCCGTGAACCCCTGCCAGACTCCGGGGCCGGGTGTGTCGGGGGCTCCAGTTGGCCCCCAGAGGGTCCGGGTCCCGGGTCTCCGcggcgccctctggtggacgTGGCCTCGGCCTCTAACTTCAGCTGCTTCCAGCTGCGGCACTTCCACCTGGACCTGCGGGTGAACTTTGCTGTGAAGGAGATTAGCGGCTGGCTGGTTCTGGATCTGATCCCGGTCCAGCCGGGGGTCCACACCCTGGTGCTGGACTCCCACCCCTCTCTGTTGATCCACGCCATAGACTGTAAGATCCCGGGGTCCAGACAGGACGAGCCCGTCTCCCTCACGTACAGGGTTGACCCTTTCACGGATTATGGATCTTCGCTCAACATCATCCTGCCGCCCGGCGCCGTGACACCGGGTCGACTGGTCCAGATCACGATCCGCTACACCACCACGGACGGACCAGCG atctgGTGGTTGGACTCTGACCTGACCTGTGGTCAGACTCGACCTCTGGTCTTCACTCAAGGTCACTCTGTGTGTAATCGTTCCTTCTTCCCGTGCTTCGACTCGCCAGCTGTCAAGAGCTCGTACACGGCGACTGTGAGG gTCCCGGACGGCTTCACGGCCCTGATGAGTGCGACCCGGAGCTCATACTCCCGACCGGACCGGGTCTTCCAGTTCTCCATGGAGTCGCCCGTCCCGTCCTACCTGGTGGCGCTGGTGGCCGGGGAGCTGCAGCACGTGGACGTTGGCCCGCG GAGTCGTGTGTGGGCGGAGCCATGTCTGCTGTCCTGCGCTGTGCAGAAGCTGGGGGGCAGCGTGGAGCGCTGGCTGGGCGTGGCCGAGCAGCTGTTCGGGCCGTACCTGTGGGGCAGGTGTGACATCGTCTTCCTCCCCCCGTCCTTCCCCATCGTTGCTATGGAGAACCCCTGCCTCACCTTCATCATCGCCTCGATCCTGGAGAGCAGCGAGTTCCTGCTCATCGACGTCGTGCATGAGATCGCTCACGGCTGGTTCGGGAACGCCGTCACCAACGCCACCTGGGAGGAGATGTGGCTGAGTGAGGGGCTCGCCACATATGCCCAGAGACGGATTACCACCGAGGCGTACG GCGAGGCGTTCACCTGTCTGGAGACTGCCGTGCGATTGGACGCCCTCCACCGACAGCTGCGCCTCCTGGGAGACAACAACCCTGTGAGCAAACTGCAGGTCCAGTTTGAGCCAG gtgTGAACCCCAGCTCTCTGATGAACCTCTTCACCTACGAGAAAGGTTTCTGCTTCGTGTCGTATCTGTCGCTACTTAGTGGAGACGTGAGGCGCTTCGACTGTTTCCTCAGG GACTACATCTCACAGTTCAAGTTTAAGAGCGTGGTGGCTCGTGACCTCATCGACCTCTTCCTGGTGTGTTTCCCTGAGCTGCAGGACTCCGCCCACAGAgaag GTCTGGAGTTCGAGCGCTGGCTGAGCGGCTGTGGACCCCCCCTGTATGAACCAGACCTGTCAGCAGGAGGTGCTCTGATCCAACCGGTCCATGACCTGTGTGACCTCTGGAGCAGCGATGCCCCCAACCTGCAGACCctgacgacctttgacctctcagcCTGGAGCACCTTTCAAATCGTTCTGTTCCTGGACCGGATGCTGGACCACGCCCCCCTGTCACATG aCGTCATggtgaacctgtctgtctgtccatcagaGGTCATggtgaacctgtctgtctctctgcctgtctgtctgttagacGTCATggtgaacctgtctgtctgttactCGGGTCTGTTTGACGTGTTGAACTCTGAGGTTCAGATCCGTTGGCTCCAGTTGGTCGTGAGGAACTCGTTCCACCAGGAGGTTCCTCGAGTCCGAGCTTTCCTCCTCAAACAC ACGTCCAGGATGTACACCGTGCCGCTGTACGAGGACCTGGTTGCCGGGGTGATGAAGTGTGTTGCCGTGGAGATCTTCTCCCAGACTCAGCGTCGCCTTCATCCCAACCTGAGACGGACGTTACAGCAGATCCTGTTCCACACCAGCTCTGCCCCGACCAATCAGAATGGCCCGCCTCTCTCCatcacccccccctccacacctCCGCCGCAGCAGCCTGCTGCCACGGCTAccgcctctgctgctgcagctgccgcgACGACCGCCGCCATCGCCTTGAGGGACGTCAACGTGTCGGCGTGA
- the rnpepl1 gene encoding aminopeptidase RNPEPL1 isoform X7, translating to MMNVNWFCSHTPTLIYDDKRKEISILTIWTVKERFDSPPHTHTNFSRLLLPVLPEKLLLRHTHTHTHTSRHRPHREDLCSGGALLACRANRCKPGVRCSGTRSVPSRWRRSVLVSLGPGLSGLMMAQLHQTPTSLCCCREPLPDSGAGCVGGSSWPPEGPGPGSPRRPLVDVASASNFSCFQLRHFHLDLRVNFAVKEISGWLVLDLIPVQPGVHTLVLDSHPSLLIHAIDCKIPGSRQDEPVSLTYRVDPFTDYGSSLNIILPPGAVTPGRLVQITIRYTTTDGPAIWWLDSDLTCGQTRPLVFTQGHSVCNRSFFPCFDSPAVKSSYTATVRVPDGFTALMSATRSSYSRPDRVFQFSMESPVPSYLVALVAGELQHVDVGPRSRVWAEPCLLSCAVQKLGGSVERWLGVAEQLFGPYLWGRCDIVFLPPSFPIVAMENPCLTFIIASILESSEFLLIDVVHEIAHGWFGNAVTNATWEEMWLSEGLATYAQRRITTEAYGEAFTCLETAVRLDALHRQLRLLGDNNPVSKLQVQFEPGVNPSSLMNLFTYEKGFCFVSYLSLLSGDVRRFDCFLRDYISQFKFKSVVARDLIDLFLVCFPELQDSAHREGLEFERWLSGCGPPLYEPDLSAGGALIQPVHDLCDLWSSDAPNLQTLTTFDLSAWSTFQIVLFLDRMLDHAPLSHDVMVNMSVSFPVCLFVRLHGEPVCHSPCLSVRQTSW from the exons atgatGAATGTGAACTGGTTCTGTTCTCACACACCGACACTTATTTATGAtgacaaaagaaaggaaatctcaattttgacaatatggacCGTTAAGGAAAGGTTTGAttctcccccccacacacacacaaacttttccCGGCTCTTACTTCCTGTTTTGCCggagaagctcctcctccgtcacacacacacacacacacacaccagccgaCATCGACCCCACCGGGAGGACCTGTGTTCGGGCGGAGCTCTATTAGCCTGCCGTGCTAACAG GTGTAAACCTGGTGTTAGATGTAGTGGGACCCGGTCCGTCCCGTCCCGGTGGAGACGGTCCGTGTTGGTTTCTCTTGGTCCAGGTCTTAGTGGGCTCATGATGGCACAGCTCCACCAGACTCCCACCTCCCTGTGCTGCTGCCGTGAACCCCTGCCAGACTCCGGGGCCGGGTGTGTCGGGGGCTCCAGTTGGCCCCCAGAGGGTCCGGGTCCCGGGTCTCCGcggcgccctctggtggacgTGGCCTCGGCCTCTAACTTCAGCTGCTTCCAGCTGCGGCACTTCCACCTGGACCTGCGGGTGAACTTTGCTGTGAAGGAGATTAGCGGCTGGCTGGTTCTGGATCTGATCCCGGTCCAGCCGGGGGTCCACACCCTGGTGCTGGACTCCCACCCCTCTCTGTTGATCCACGCCATAGACTGTAAGATCCCGGGGTCCAGACAGGACGAGCCCGTCTCCCTCACGTACAGGGTTGACCCTTTCACGGATTATGGATCTTCGCTCAACATCATCCTGCCGCCCGGCGCCGTGACACCGGGTCGACTGGTCCAGATCACGATCCGCTACACCACCACGGACGGACCAGCG atctgGTGGTTGGACTCTGACCTGACCTGTGGTCAGACTCGACCTCTGGTCTTCACTCAAGGTCACTCTGTGTGTAATCGTTCCTTCTTCCCGTGCTTCGACTCGCCAGCTGTCAAGAGCTCGTACACGGCGACTGTGAGG gTCCCGGACGGCTTCACGGCCCTGATGAGTGCGACCCGGAGCTCATACTCCCGACCGGACCGGGTCTTCCAGTTCTCCATGGAGTCGCCCGTCCCGTCCTACCTGGTGGCGCTGGTGGCCGGGGAGCTGCAGCACGTGGACGTTGGCCCGCG GAGTCGTGTGTGGGCGGAGCCATGTCTGCTGTCCTGCGCTGTGCAGAAGCTGGGGGGCAGCGTGGAGCGCTGGCTGGGCGTGGCCGAGCAGCTGTTCGGGCCGTACCTGTGGGGCAGGTGTGACATCGTCTTCCTCCCCCCGTCCTTCCCCATCGTTGCTATGGAGAACCCCTGCCTCACCTTCATCATCGCCTCGATCCTGGAGAGCAGCGAGTTCCTGCTCATCGACGTCGTGCATGAGATCGCTCACGGCTGGTTCGGGAACGCCGTCACCAACGCCACCTGGGAGGAGATGTGGCTGAGTGAGGGGCTCGCCACATATGCCCAGAGACGGATTACCACCGAGGCGTACG GCGAGGCGTTCACCTGTCTGGAGACTGCCGTGCGATTGGACGCCCTCCACCGACAGCTGCGCCTCCTGGGAGACAACAACCCTGTGAGCAAACTGCAGGTCCAGTTTGAGCCAG gtgTGAACCCCAGCTCTCTGATGAACCTCTTCACCTACGAGAAAGGTTTCTGCTTCGTGTCGTATCTGTCGCTACTTAGTGGAGACGTGAGGCGCTTCGACTGTTTCCTCAGG GACTACATCTCACAGTTCAAGTTTAAGAGCGTGGTGGCTCGTGACCTCATCGACCTCTTCCTGGTGTGTTTCCCTGAGCTGCAGGACTCCGCCCACAGAgaag GTCTGGAGTTCGAGCGCTGGCTGAGCGGCTGTGGACCCCCCCTGTATGAACCAGACCTGTCAGCAGGAGGTGCTCTGATCCAACCGGTCCATGACCTGTGTGACCTCTGGAGCAGCGATGCCCCCAACCTGCAGACCctgacgacctttgacctctcagcCTGGAGCACCTTTCAAATCGTTCTGTTCCTGGACCGGATGCTGGACCACGCCCCCCTGTCACATG ACGTCATGGTGAACatgtctgtctctttccctgtctgtctgtttgtcagacTTCATGGTGAACctgtctgtcactctccctgtctgtctgttcgtcAGACATCATGGTaa
- the rnpepl1 gene encoding aminopeptidase RNPEPL1 isoform X3, with the protein MMNVNWFCSHTPTLIYDDKRKEISILTIWTVKERFDSPPHTHTNFSRLLLPVLPEKLLLRHTHTHTHTSRHRPHREDLCSGGALLACRANRCKPGVRCSGTRSVPSRWRRSVLVSLGPGLSGLMMAQLHQTPTSLCCCREPLPDSGAGCVGGSSWPPEGPGPGSPRRPLVDVASASNFSCFQLRHFHLDLRVNFAVKEISGWLVLDLIPVQPGVHTLVLDSHPSLLIHAIDCKIPGSRQDEPVSLTYRVDPFTDYGSSLNIILPPGAVTPGRLVQITIRYTTTDGPAVPDGFTALMSATRSSYSRPDRVFQFSMESPVPSYLVALVAGELQHVDVGPRSRVWAEPCLLSCAVQKLGGSVERWLGVAEQLFGPYLWGRCDIVFLPPSFPIVAMENPCLTFIIASILESSEFLLIDVVHEIAHGWFGNAVTNATWEEMWLSEGLATYAQRRITTEAYGEAFTCLETAVRLDALHRQLRLLGDNNPVSKLQVQFEPGVNPSSLMNLFTYEKGFCFVSYLSLLSGDVRRFDCFLRDYISQFKFKSVVARDLIDLFLVCFPELQDSAHREGLEFERWLSGCGPPLYEPDLSAGGALIQPVHDLCDLWSSDAPNLQTLTTFDLSAWSTFQIVLFLDRMLDHAPLSHDVMVNLSVCPSEVMVNLSVSLPVCLLDVMVNLSVCYSGLFDVLNSEVQIRWLQLVVRNSFHQEVPRVRAFLLKHTSRMYTVPLYEDLVAGVMKCVAVEIFSQTQRRLHPNLRRTLQQILFHTSSAPTNQNGPPLSITPPSTPPPQQPAATATASAAAAAATTAAIALRDVNVSA; encoded by the exons atgatGAATGTGAACTGGTTCTGTTCTCACACACCGACACTTATTTATGAtgacaaaagaaaggaaatctcaattttgacaatatggacCGTTAAGGAAAGGTTTGAttctcccccccacacacacacaaacttttccCGGCTCTTACTTCCTGTTTTGCCggagaagctcctcctccgtcacacacacacacacacacacaccagccgaCATCGACCCCACCGGGAGGACCTGTGTTCGGGCGGAGCTCTATTAGCCTGCCGTGCTAACAG GTGTAAACCTGGTGTTAGATGTAGTGGGACCCGGTCCGTCCCGTCCCGGTGGAGACGGTCCGTGTTGGTTTCTCTTGGTCCAGGTCTTAGTGGGCTCATGATGGCACAGCTCCACCAGACTCCCACCTCCCTGTGCTGCTGCCGTGAACCCCTGCCAGACTCCGGGGCCGGGTGTGTCGGGGGCTCCAGTTGGCCCCCAGAGGGTCCGGGTCCCGGGTCTCCGcggcgccctctggtggacgTGGCCTCGGCCTCTAACTTCAGCTGCTTCCAGCTGCGGCACTTCCACCTGGACCTGCGGGTGAACTTTGCTGTGAAGGAGATTAGCGGCTGGCTGGTTCTGGATCTGATCCCGGTCCAGCCGGGGGTCCACACCCTGGTGCTGGACTCCCACCCCTCTCTGTTGATCCACGCCATAGACTGTAAGATCCCGGGGTCCAGACAGGACGAGCCCGTCTCCCTCACGTACAGGGTTGACCCTTTCACGGATTATGGATCTTCGCTCAACATCATCCTGCCGCCCGGCGCCGTGACACCGGGTCGACTGGTCCAGATCACGATCCGCTACACCACCACGGACGGACCAGCG gTCCCGGACGGCTTCACGGCCCTGATGAGTGCGACCCGGAGCTCATACTCCCGACCGGACCGGGTCTTCCAGTTCTCCATGGAGTCGCCCGTCCCGTCCTACCTGGTGGCGCTGGTGGCCGGGGAGCTGCAGCACGTGGACGTTGGCCCGCG GAGTCGTGTGTGGGCGGAGCCATGTCTGCTGTCCTGCGCTGTGCAGAAGCTGGGGGGCAGCGTGGAGCGCTGGCTGGGCGTGGCCGAGCAGCTGTTCGGGCCGTACCTGTGGGGCAGGTGTGACATCGTCTTCCTCCCCCCGTCCTTCCCCATCGTTGCTATGGAGAACCCCTGCCTCACCTTCATCATCGCCTCGATCCTGGAGAGCAGCGAGTTCCTGCTCATCGACGTCGTGCATGAGATCGCTCACGGCTGGTTCGGGAACGCCGTCACCAACGCCACCTGGGAGGAGATGTGGCTGAGTGAGGGGCTCGCCACATATGCCCAGAGACGGATTACCACCGAGGCGTACG GCGAGGCGTTCACCTGTCTGGAGACTGCCGTGCGATTGGACGCCCTCCACCGACAGCTGCGCCTCCTGGGAGACAACAACCCTGTGAGCAAACTGCAGGTCCAGTTTGAGCCAG gtgTGAACCCCAGCTCTCTGATGAACCTCTTCACCTACGAGAAAGGTTTCTGCTTCGTGTCGTATCTGTCGCTACTTAGTGGAGACGTGAGGCGCTTCGACTGTTTCCTCAGG GACTACATCTCACAGTTCAAGTTTAAGAGCGTGGTGGCTCGTGACCTCATCGACCTCTTCCTGGTGTGTTTCCCTGAGCTGCAGGACTCCGCCCACAGAgaag GTCTGGAGTTCGAGCGCTGGCTGAGCGGCTGTGGACCCCCCCTGTATGAACCAGACCTGTCAGCAGGAGGTGCTCTGATCCAACCGGTCCATGACCTGTGTGACCTCTGGAGCAGCGATGCCCCCAACCTGCAGACCctgacgacctttgacctctcagcCTGGAGCACCTTTCAAATCGTTCTGTTCCTGGACCGGATGCTGGACCACGCCCCCCTGTCACATG aCGTCATggtgaacctgtctgtctgtccatcagaGGTCATggtgaacctgtctgtctctctgcctgtctgtctgttagacGTCATggtgaacctgtctgtctgttactCGGGTCTGTTTGACGTGTTGAACTCTGAGGTTCAGATCCGTTGGCTCCAGTTGGTCGTGAGGAACTCGTTCCACCAGGAGGTTCCTCGAGTCCGAGCTTTCCTCCTCAAACAC ACGTCCAGGATGTACACCGTGCCGCTGTACGAGGACCTGGTTGCCGGGGTGATGAAGTGTGTTGCCGTGGAGATCTTCTCCCAGACTCAGCGTCGCCTTCATCCCAACCTGAGACGGACGTTACAGCAGATCCTGTTCCACACCAGCTCTGCCCCGACCAATCAGAATGGCCCGCCTCTCTCCatcacccccccctccacacctCCGCCGCAGCAGCCTGCTGCCACGGCTAccgcctctgctgctgcagctgccgcgACGACCGCCGCCATCGCCTTGAGGGACGTCAACGTGTCGGCGTGA